The Juglans microcarpa x Juglans regia isolate MS1-56 chromosome 8D, Jm3101_v1.0, whole genome shotgun sequence genomic sequence TCTTTGTCATGTTAATTTAATTCCATGTGGGATCGATGTATTTGTTTTCCAACTTGCTCCCCAAAAGAAAACTACGTACCTTAGGAAACACAAATCTGTACTGCAGATATTGTGTACAGTAAGATATAATTTGGCAGTGACAATCTACCAGACGGACTAGGACTGTCTATAGTCTAAGTACATTTCATCTCAAGTACTCCTGAAAAAACTCAGGTAAATTCTCAGCTTCCATGAGGCGCGCGCGCCCAAGAAACATAGAAGATTTGCAGTGTTTTTGCCTGTTGTTAATGCAATTTGTAGTGATCtgagttttattttgttgttcatCAATCTGACGTTGTTTCACTGCAATACTACATGCAGTCTACATATTGGTGAGCTTAATTAAACATGCAGTAAGGTTGAAACTCCAAGAAGTCAAACAATTTAGACGTGAGTCGTTTCCGGTTATTTTAAACACAGAAAACAATTGAGTCCTTGGCCGTCATATTATCATTACAATATACGAAGTTAATTAATAAGATTCCAACGTCAATCTTCAGCAGAAAGTTGAGAACCCGAAAGACAAGAACCACAGAAGAAAGCTTCATGAAATTTTTGTGCTGGTGGTGGCTGCAAGCTAACAATCGGTCAACTCAAGTCATGAAGGGCTTTTTGGAAGGAAATTTAGGAGAGTACTCATGTTGCATGTGTCAGGTGGGCATagtaaaagtaaaagaacaGGGACCCAAAATTGCCTGTGACATAGTACAACGCACGTGAATATGCCCCCGCATATGTATGATCCCAATTCTTTCAGTTGGAAGGCAATAAGGGAcaacattgaaaataataatgtcTGTGCGTATAAGGGAAAAAAGGGTTGCAATGTACTCCAAATGACGCGTTTATCAAGCTGTCCATGCATATTTATCCTAAACCTAACCAGACCAAACTTACACGTGAACCTTTAATGACAGTCCTCGATCTATTCTTAGATTAATTACTGTCTGTTAATGTCTCTTAAGTTCGGTTTGAAATTTAGACCAAATTgagatcaattcagttcagtctaattttaagttgaatctaacattcaaacacccaactctcaaatcactaaactcatctcaactcaaaacctctttacatgtgagacttataacttttttcaactcaataccttttatacgtgagacttacaaccttttttaatttcacataaatatatctaaatttatcttaacattcaaatatatctaaacttatcttaggtACACCTCACAAAACTTactctatcatctcaactcactattatttataacaaattcaactcatttcaactcttGAACAGGACCTTAGACTATCATTAAGGTTTATCCTAGTATTAACAGGATGTAAGCCAAACTCTACCAACCTTATGACTGATATAAATCTTCTTAGATGGATCGACGTACAGTAGTTGCATGTATAATGTATTACCACCAACACCAACCAAAatccataattttcttttttgtgaatTTCATGAAGAAAATTCAGGTAATTAGAAATGTTTTGAAAGTGTTGAGTAgtaatttttaattacatttgaAGTCTTGCATATGCACTTTTTCCATGAAATGAGGTCTGCACATATGGGTGACTGGTCATTGAGGGTCGATAGAAccataaagaaataaagaataagTAACTGCGGTGCAGAAGCTGCTGCAGATCACAGAGAAAGAGCACTCATGAATGTTTTCAGTAAGAGGaaaatcaaatcattttatttattgtatagCTAATGTGATATGTAGTACAAAATGGACAGATTCCAAGAAGCATAACCAAAGACTATGACAACGAGATCTGCAGTACCCCCAACAAACACGCAAATAAAGGACCCCCGGCCGGCCTTTTATTCTCTCTGATGATATTCAAACTTTTATGACCTAATAATGTCCATTTTGAGTATTACATAACAGTCGTTAATAGTTTTGACTGGAGATCCATGACATGATCACTCAAAATCATGATCCCAACTTAGCAAAGGGAGATTTTCAGGGGCACTTGGACTTGCCCTTGGAGTTCTTGAGGTCCCTGTAGCAAGGGCACTCGTGCTTGTTTCCATAGGTCCCAGATGGCACGCACTGGCACTTTTCACAGCAAATACCGCAGTACTTCAAGCACCGGTCTTGCACTCCTGCCTTTGCGCACCTCGCCGCGCACTTCGAGTCACAGAAGCCTTGATTTTTTTCGCATTTAAACAAACCATCAAcgaacaaacaaaataaaataattaatcagcACATTATCAAACTAAACCCAGCAAAAGTTTCTaggaaatttcagattttccttcaaaaaagacaagaaaaattaagaaagcGTGGAGAAGTTGATCAATTGCTTCTTACTTGAACCAGCTTCTGTGGCCTCAAAGAAAGAGGAGCCGAGGATAAGACACACAAGCAGGAAACTTGCAAAGATAGGCTTCATGATTTTTCCCTGTGCTTCAAGAGAATGAACAGAAACAGAAGAGAATGGAGAAAAAGATGTGAGGAAGGAACTGGAATGTACTTAAATTAGCCAAAGAGTTGTTAAATGCGAGGCGGTGGAGTGGGAGCGTGGGGTTATTTATTGTGAAATGTATGAGGAGTAGGTGAAGTGACGTTGAAGtgttagagaaatattttaattataaaaatattttataaaactaatctTATGAATTTATCATACCTTatgtcgtataattatttttattataaaataaatttaatatattacataaaattaattcaatttaaaaatttaattttataaaatctatttataatcgTACTACTTCTCAAAATGTTATTGTGACAAAATCATGTTGAGacagtgagataagatgattttagatgagttgaataaaatattattagaatattattttttaatattattattattttgagatttgaaaaaattaaattatttattatattttgtataagaatttaaaaaaattaaaatgagatgagatgaaatatgttgaaagtatttctatatccaaacaggTCGAGTTAAATGTTCTTACCTATTTGCTCATGCATTTATTTGGCCTTGTTAATTACTTTGTGCTGTGCTGTTGGGAGGAGGCCTATTGCCAAGGACGTTACGTACGAATCGAAACTAGCTAGCTAACGtaaatttgttttattgatCCAATGCTAGCTGAAGGCCGTTACGTGAAGATTCAAGATTTTGTTAATGTAAACGTACAACCCTATTTTGCTTTCCCTTTATTCGGTTTGGTAAAATAAAGTTGGCAGTTTCATGAATAAGCTTGATTTAACGTACGTGTATTTTATACgagcaatattattttttatcttaaatttctttccttctcaGTTTTACTTGttgatctaatatatatatatatatatataaatactttatctataaaaagattatacaaaaataaattcacaaagtGATGTGGTTTGATCATATGGTACGTTAGCTAagttgtaaagttacttttatcaataaatagatctaacggatcacataaaattatgttattttataaatttacttttgtcaTGTAATACCTTTATATCTGTATAGCACTCGTactcctcatatatatatatatatatatgtatgtatgtatgagcTCATGAGTGCAAAGGAATAATCCCAGCTTGATCCACCATTATTAATGTTTCATGTATCATGCTTGCATGCATATTTGTCTTTATTGCCTTGCTTCAACGGTATCCAAATCAAGCTTTTTAGGGAGTAAAACTGATTGAACTGTGAGCAATTTCACATCACGCAAGTTTGCACTCCACACCAAAGGCACCTGGACACTTTAATTTGTTGAGTTGATCATAATGATCACAGGATTAGTTTCAAGAGTGCTGTGGAATTTACTAAGGAACACAGAAGCACGCACGGAAGGAGATCATCTAGGCAGAAATGCATGAGCGCGCGCGGTGCGGAAAAGGAGGCCATGGTCGGCCCCCATCCCTGTATCGAATAAAAGTTGTGCAGCCCACCTCACATGACCTGTCCATAGTAAAGGTATGTAATAAACAGAACCTTGACCATGGAAATTGGTCGATGAATTGCATTTCACCCACCTTCTGCTGTCTGTTCTTACAAGTAAAGTTCAAtccttcaaatatatatattggcaaCTACTTCAGTAGTACTCTATGttatatattttctgtgtttttttcttcccggttttttcttataagaagttagaaattattctattctaaaattaatttaattatttcttgaaaatcaaatagtcgtaatttcttaatatatagtaaatttCTATAGACCACATTATCATCACACTTTCATCACACAATGTaatatgtgacacatttatgaCTATTGGATGATAAAGAATTATCCAGTAAAAGATTATCCAATGGTCATAAATGTATTACATCATACATATATAGTGGGATGAGAGTGTAGTCATGTATAACATTACTTATATAAGAAAGTTttgttagttaaaaaaaaaatagtcttggttttggaaattttgTGATTCATAGTGTAAGGAGATTTTACCCACTTCACAAAAGCCCACTAGGCCTCGGCCCAATACCTGAGAGGAATCGTGCAACCGATAGGACAAGTCAATCTAACATCGCAAGGCCGTGTTCTGAACCTGAGAACTTACATAAGACACGATGGGAAATGCGGAGGACTCTCTATCCATTGATATCAGAACATATACGGCTCACAAGGGATAAAGCAAGGCCTGGAAACCACACTGCATTAATGCCGCCACTACTGAGCTACACACCACATTTATGGTGCCGTCGTAGAGCCACGTCGCATTAAAGAATTATGACAGCAGAAACAGTAGGAAGGGCACGAACTCCATGGAGACAAACACAATCTGCACCCCCGACCCATGATATAAATAGCGAGCTCCAGTTACGAGAAAACTCtttgatccctagactcttttacttatttacaaacttccaataGAATATACTAACTTTGTCATTGGAGACTTCTCGATCCTAAGGCTGCCCTCTCCTAGTTGTCTTCCCCCTTACCTTTTGCAGGCACGTTTCTGAAGATCTGAGTTGTTGGAGTTTGGTCCAAAGGCGTGCGAAACTTGACGTTAACAGTAACGCCATCTgtggtatcttttttttttttaggtcatACGTGTACTTTGCGTGACTAAGGCAACTCGTTCCAGACAACTCAAAACCTTTCCAATATTATCGGTGACATGAAAGTTAACCAGCAAAATAACCAAGTTCTTGGGAGTGAAAAGGGCATAGAGGAAGAAAGTGATGCACACACCTACAAAGAGATGCCTATGAATGGCAAGGTAGGCGAGGTATGTACTGCGAAAGGTGACTGCACCTTACCGCCACCTCCTGAATGCACATTGGTCGAAAACGAGGTCCAAAATGAGTAGAGGCTCAGAAGGGTGAGACCGAGCGAGCCGTTGGAACTCATCCCCCTCGACCAGAAGTTGCAGTGAGGATTAATAGCGAAATGACATATGAAGCTTGGAGCGCCATGCAGCAGATTTTCGCCAAGCACTAGGACGTGTTTACCTAGAGCCACGAGGATATGCCCGAAATAGCGCCCGAAGTCATACAACACTGCCTGCGTAGACCCAAAGGCTAAAGGAGTGAGGCATAAAAGTCAAAGCATTAGGCAGAAAAGAACATCGCCATAACTAAGGAAGTGGACCGCTTGCTGAACGATGGATTTATTCGAGAAGCCAAACGAcaaatggagaatgtgcattggCTTCATTGACCTCAACAAAGCATGCCTGAAAGACAGCTTTCAACTCCCTCACATCGACCTGATTATCAACTCTACGGCTAGTCATCGCATGCTTAACTTCATGGATGCTTACTTCAGGTATAACCAAATCCGTATGAACTCTGAGGATGAAGAGAAGACTTCATTCATCACTAACCGAGGCTTGTATTGTTACACGACGATGCCTTTTGGGCTCAAGAACGCAGGGGCGACCCACCAATGACTGGTCAATCGtatgttcaaaaatcaaataggAAGGAACATGGAGATCTATGTGGATGACCTGTTGGTTAAAAGTGGGAGCATGGAACAGCACCTGAGCGATTTAAGGGATACTTTCCCTATACTACGATAGTATCAAATGAAGCTAAACTTGAAAAAATGCTCTTTCGATGCCGGATCAGGAAAGTTCTTGGGATTCATGGTGTCCGAATGTGGAATCGAAGCCAACCCTGAAAAGGTGGAGGCCATCCTCAACATGGCCCCACCTCGAAACATAACTAAGGTACAAAGGCTGGCTGGGCGAGTGACAAGTCTCAATAGGTTCGTGTCAAGATCCATCGACAAATGCCTGCCTTTCTTCAAGGTCCTGCGGAAAATGCAAGCATGGGATGACCAGTGCAACCTGACGTTCAAAACCCTCAAAAAgcaggggtgtcaaatcgtattAACAGTTCGTGTTCGTGTcatgtcaagacatgtatattatactatatgggtcaaccctaacccgatccgttaagcttatcgtgttaAAATCTCAAACCTTAACACGGCCCAGTAACATAACGGGCCGTGTCgtgtcaacctgttttgacccgtttatgttaattgattgaaaaaactcaaaattaaccCATTTGACCTAGTAaagtttagtataattttatataaatgttaaaatcacaatatctataaaaaaaatataaaactaacaacaagtctaaaattataattcaaacaataacaatatcgaaattaaaatttcaacaatgttatttttaggtatgagggtataattgtaactttaactttcataATGGGTCATAATGAGTTAtaatgggtcaaaacgggttgactcgTTATCAACCcattaagcaatcgtgtcttaaggggtcaacccattttgacccaaacccgttaaggctaaacCCTAATCCGCTTTTATCGTGTTGTATTCGTGTTGGGATAACgggtcatgtcacatattgccacccctgtCAAAAAGTACCTCACAAGCCTACCGCTCCTCAGCCAACCCCGGTGTGGGGAAACGCTAACCCTGAACCTGACAGTCTCCCCTCATGTTGCTTCGTCAACATTAGTACGTGAGGAGAATGAGGTCTAGAGGCCAGTCTACTACACCAGCCGGGCTTATCGAGGGGGCTGAAGCTAGGTATCTTAGAATATAACAGTTGGCCTTTACGCTGGTAGTAACCATGTGCAAGCTGCGCCCATACTTTCAAGCTCACCCAGTAAGGGTCCTCACAGAAGCCCTCTAAAAAAGGTGCGGCAACGACCAGATGCCTCAAGCCAGCTTATGAATTGGGTAGTGGAATTGAGCGAGTTCGACATCGACTATGCATAGTGGAACACCATCAAAGGACAAGTGCTAGTGAACTTTGTCGCTGAGTTTACCGATTTCCCAGTAGAGAACGATGATGCACCTTCTGTGAAGCCCTAGCAAGTATTCCTTGATGGCTCATCTTGCCGGGCTGGAGGGAGAGTGGGAGTGAGAGTGCATATCATTAAGTTCAAAGGAGAGGAGCAAAATTATGCCATCAAATTGGAATTCAAAACGACGAACAACGAAGTAAAATATAAAGCACTGCTTTCAGGGCTAATGGTGGCCAGGTCTTTAGGCGCCACCAAAATTGAAGTATAGGCTGATTCTCAGGTAGTAGTCAATCAAGTGCATAGGGAGTTCGCtgtaaaaagtgaaaaattaaaaaaatatctagcaCAAATGGAGGCCGAATGCCTCCATTTTAAGTATGTTCAGATTCAGTAAGTGCCGAGGGCTGAAAATCAGAAAGCAGACAAGCTGGCCCGTGTGGTGCTAGACAGGAGAACTCCTCCTTGCTAGAATAAACAATGATCCAAATTGTGGAAGTACCCACTATTGGGACTATGGAAGTACCCGCTGCTGGGATCGAGGTAATAGAAATATTGCCCGGACCCCAGCATGGGCAGATGACATACTCAGGTATGTGGAAGCCAATGAGTTTTCCAGAGGATAGACAAAAGGCCATGAAGATTAGAAATAGAGCAGCGTGCTACACTTTGATCGAGGGAATTTTGTATTGGAGGGACCACTTGGCACCCTTCTTGAGGTGCATTTCCCCGGAAGAAGCGCAATATGTGTTGGAAGAAATACACGAGGGGATTTGTGAGAACCACTCAGGAGGAAAGACATTGGCTAGGAAGGTAATGAGGGCGGGGTATTACTGGCCTCAGGCTTTGCGGGATGCCAAGGAATATGCGGGAAATGTTGGAAGTGCCAAGAATACACCAAGGTGCCCCATTGCCCACTGGAAGAATTGATGTCGATCACATAGCCTTGACCTTTTGCCCAATGGGGAATTAACTTGGTCGGCCCACTTCCACCGGGCAAAAGAAGAGTCAAGTTTGTGGTAGTGGCACTGGACTACTTTACCAAGTGGGTCGAGGCCGATGCCTTAGCAACTATCACAGTGAACAACATCACATAGTTCCTATGGAGGACGGTAGTTTGCAGGTTTGGTATCCCATGTACTATCATATAAGATAATATGAGGCAATTCGATTCCGACCACTACTGTAGTTGGTGCCGAAAATTGGGGATCAAGTTCCGGTACTCATCCCCAAGACACCCCCAGTCCAATAGGCAAGTTGAGGCGACCAATAAAACATTGACGGGAATGCTCAAGAAGCGGATCGACAACAGAAAATGGCCATGGGCAAAAGAACTCCTTGTTGTCCTGTGGGCCTACCGGGTCACAGTGAAAATGCTGACCGGAGAAACTTCCTTTACCCTCACATACGGCCACGAGGCGATGCCGCCAGTAGAGATTGGATTCCCCACCTACAGAGTTCAGTACTTCGAGCAAGAATTCAATGATAGGTGGCTTGAGGAACAACTGGATTTGTTGAAAGAAGTTAGACTAGAAGCTGAAATAAGAATCGCGACCAACAAAAGAAGTGCCGAGAGATGATTCAACAAGCACGTGCACCTGAGAACATTCAAGGTTGGGGATCTCGTACTTAAAGAGACGGGAACAACAACACGGGACAAACGAAAGCTAGGCCCCCGATGTGAGGGCGCCTATGTGGTCACAGTTACAAACCGCTCGGGCTCCTACCATCTCCGAGACTCTCAAGGGAACGAGCTACTACACCCCTGGGACGCCAAACATCTACGAAAATTTTATTGCTAAGCTAATTCATTGTTGTAATTTGAGACTCATCGGCGCCTTCAACCCTCTTTGTCAGCCACTTGTTCGTCCATCTGTTAGAGTCCCGTTGTTGACACAACTCTCGATTTTCAGCCTACAATTGCTCAAGCTCCATCTGGCAGTTGTCAGAGACTACTGCACCACCTACCTCGCCATAGAAGAGAGTGAGGCCTCGATGCGAAGAGTGCTGACTTCACCCTAGAATCTTGCCAAGTCGGCAAGGGCCTTCTTGGCTTCTTCCTTATGCTTTCGCTCCTTCGCCTCACAGTCTAAGGCCAACTGCGCAAGCTAGCAACGTGTCCCGTTCTCACTCATCACCTCCTCTTGGCCATCCATGATGAAGGCCACCAGACGCTCCAACCCTTGCCACACAAGTTTGAATCAAGATCAAGGCAGGAAAAGAAACGAAGAGTCTGATGAGTGTGTAAGTAAAAGATTTTACCCCCATGAATAGCTTATTGAGCCTACTCTTCATCTCGCGGACACTATCGGTGTGACCTACCACAATCGTCGTTCGAAATTCCACCAGAACCTCATCGATGACCTCCTCGGCAGGAACCCCAGGTGTCATCGCCTCCCCAACCAAAACAACAGTCCCCGCCACTTCGATATCGTCGAAGGGGACGACTTCGACCACATGAGCGTCTTCGGTAACAACACACTGAATCGACCGCATGGTGAGAGGAAAATTCATTGTCGTTGCTATCTTCTTAGGCACCAATGGCTCGGGTTGAAATAACAAACACCATTATAGACGGATCCCTAAGGGGAATGAGAATATTGTTAGAGTCGGATCTAATAGGGGAAATCCTCCAGGACTTCTTTCCCTTCCCCTCCACCAGCGGGCTAGGGTAGTGGCTGCGAGCATGCAATGCGACCGGGCTTAATGGGAAGCTCGAGTCAGAGCCCAAGTTGGTTGGCAGGGCCAGATATTGACTAAAGTTGTCCTCGATCAGCAGAGCCTCTAAAGAAATGTCTTCTGGATGCGCTTCCACCCAAGCTCGGATGACCCTGAGCCTAAGTGCCTCATTCAGGGTTGGTTTAGGTCGACGGATCATGTACCCGTCAATGGTGCCCTATATAGCATTTACGGGAAACCGACGCTTGAGGGCCTACCTGACCGGGAACTCCCATCCATCGCCTGACAAGAAAAAGAATCGATGATTATACCCCTTCACAATGGTATGCCGCGCCTCTATCCGGACCAACTCCTGGACCGACTGGAAGCCGTAGAGGTATCGACCTTTCCTCAGAATGTTGTAGGTAATGAAGAACTTGTGTGCTGTGAGGTTTAGAAAGTCTAACCCGGCCTCCTCTAACGCACGACGCCAAATGATGATCACAAAACAAGAATTCTCCATGAGCTGGGAGGAAGCTAGGAGGAAGGCCAACAAAAGGGCAGCCTAAGGCTGTAGGTGAACATGGTGGGGTACATTGCGACTTTGATGCCAAAGCCCTTGGAGCCACTGCCCTTTCGCTGGAGGAGGGCAACACGAACTCCACTTTTGAAGGGACCCTATAAGTCTCCTTCAACGACTCCAGTTCGGCAGGACTCACCACCGATCGCCACGTGAATTCAGCAAATTCCTCTGGGGTGGCACCATCGTGGCCAGCGGTAGCCCGAGCATCGCCAGAGGACCCAACCTGTCCAGATGAGTGTGGGGATTTCTTCAGAGCCAAGAGAGATcagaaggaaaataaagaaatttcggaggaaaactgaaagaaaacaaaggaatGGAGAACTCGAGCAATGAGCAAGGAATGCAGAGGATAAAGCAAAACAAAGACGAGTGAAGTGAACTTTTGCAAAAGGAGGAAGTGGCCTTATATAAGCAAGATCAACGGTTGACCTCCCGAGGCAACATAACTCCACGTGTCCTCCAAAGCACTAGAATCTCTCAATTGTCGCAACTTCAACAGAGTGTATCTACTGATACGACATGCGAAATAAATGACTGCCTGACATGTGGTCATGATGAAAGAACCAAATGGGCACCAATCAATGCCAGAAATAACCGTCGTAATACAACCACGTAAGTGGGAGATCATCCGTTGCTTGGCTTAAAACCAAAAGGCTGAGTAGCTTCACAATGCAAAGGTTAAATGAATGAAGAAAGAATTTCTCCCGAACTTGAGGAATTGGTGGGGTAattgtaa encodes the following:
- the LOC121241916 gene encoding peamaclein-like, yielding MKPIFASFLLVCLILGSSFFEATEAGSSFCDSKCAARCAKAGVQDRCLKYCGICCEKCQCVPSGTYGNKHECPCYRDLKNSKGKSKCP